In one window of Syngnathus scovelli strain Florida chromosome 20, RoL_Ssco_1.2, whole genome shotgun sequence DNA:
- the LOC125990325 gene encoding uncharacterized protein isoform X1 — MNVSMCSNDIFWLDQLAPFELRPTRAKSQDAFDETSRTPGLCYASPAVQRSGRPAKRARVEDILSGSPVGEMKRHPVQGEEGSREPALLTILPEEPRPTWNGSPRANLRDGASCETTSGTKSGNFSLQPGKAMADVFKYELSRAVSHSVDSLFKSMPLIRAADGSSRGPRQVLDVQTEALSLVVRGPREEASKSLKVPSEAESGSTEVPSVCFPRVKMESSGLLKNHRYSLNEGLTTQHLKKAKLMFFYTRYPSSPVLKMCFHDVQVTVNVAALLFSFQRKDTAKTFDHLTYPPAARSSHAASAPSSSSGSVTSVSSTTSRWRSLRGAPWRRGRPTRWRCLWTESRNFSEPSTCTTTKAATSRSPTVSLKWPRLHCGNSTLPFPRERTENRPGRRPSTRSSVSWTPTSRPGSRLRADDIRFATTATWAYSSDSGAFKI; from the exons ATGAACGTGAGCATGTGTAGCAATGACATCTTTTGGCTGGACCAACTGGCTCCTTTTGAGCTCCGTCCCACTCGGGCAAAATCTCAAGACGCCTTCGACGAGACGAGCAGGACGCCAGGTCTTTGCTACGCATCTCCCGCCGTCCAACGGAGCGGCCGTCCAGCCAAGCGAGCCCGGGTGGAAGATATCCTGAGCGGTTCGCCTGTTGGCGAGATGAAACGACACCCGGTCCAGGGAGAGGAGGGAAGCCGGGAGCCGGCCCTCTTGACAATTCTTCCGGAAGAGCCACGGCCAACGTGGAACGGCTCCCCACGTGCAAACTTAAGGGATGGCGCCTCTTGCGAAACCACAAGTGGCACAAAGTCAGGCAACTTTTCACTCCAGCCGGGAAAAGCAATGGCCGACGTTTTCAAGTACGAACTCTCCAGAGCCGTGAGTCACAGCGTCGACTCGCTTTTCAAAAGCATGCCGCTGATACGGGCGGCCGACGGGTCTTCGAGGGGTCCGCGCCAGGTGCTCGACGTTCAAACCGAGGCGCTGTCTCTGGTGGTACGAGGACCTCGAGAGGAAGCGTCAAAGTCGCTCAAAGTCCCATCCGAGGCGGAGTCCGGATCGACTGAGGTGCCGAGTGTTTGCTTCCCGCGCGTCAAGATGGAGTCAAGCGGCCTTCTCAAGAATCATCGTTACAGCCTCAAC GAGGGTTTGACCACGCAGCATCTGAAAAAAGCCAAGCTGATGTTCTTCTACACGCGCTATCCCAGCTCGCCGGTGCTGAAGATGTGTTTCCACGACGTGCAGGTGACAGTGAACGTCGCCGCGCTGCTCTTCTCATTTCAGCGGAAGGACACAGCAAAAACGTTTGACCATCTCACTTACCCACCCGCTGCTCGCAGTTCACACGCTGCATCGGCTCCCAGCTCATCAAGTGGTTCAGTAACTTCCGTGAGTTCTACTACATCCAGATGGAGAAGTTTGCGCGGCGCGCCGTGGCGGAGGGGCCGGCCGACGCGGTGGCGCTGTCTGTGGACAGAGAGTCGCAACTTTTCAGAGCCCTCAACGTGCACTACAACAAAGGCGGCGACTTCCAG GTCCCCAACGGTTTCCTTGAAGTGGCCGAGATTACACTGCGGCAATTCTACACTGCCATTTCCACGGGAAAGGACCGAGAACCGTCCTGGAAGAAGGCCATCTACAAGGTCAtctgtaagctggacgccgacGTCCCGGCCCGGTTCAAGACTTAGGGCTGATGACATCCGCTTTGCCACAACGGCGACGTGGGCTTACTCGAGCGACTCGGGAGCATTCAAAATATGA
- the LOC125990325 gene encoding uncharacterized protein isoform X2: MNVSMCSNDIFWLDQLAPFELRPTRAKSQDAFDETSRTPGLCYASPAVQRSGRPAKRARVEDILSGSPVGEMKRHPVQGEEGSREPALLTILPEEPRPTWNGSPRANLRDGASCETTSGTKSGNFSLQPGKAMADVFKYELSRAVSHSVDSLFKSMPLIRAADGSSRGPRQVLDVQTEALSLVVRGPREEASKSLKVPSEAESGSTEVPSVCFPRVKMESSGLLKNHRYSLNEGLTTQHLKKAKLMFFYTRYPSSPVLKMCFHDVQFTRCIGSQLIKWFSNFREFYYIQMEKFARRAVAEGPADAVALSVDRESQLFRALNVHYNKGGDFQVPNGFLEVAEITLRQFYTAISTGKDREPSWKKAIYKVICKLDADVPARFKT; encoded by the exons ATGAACGTGAGCATGTGTAGCAATGACATCTTTTGGCTGGACCAACTGGCTCCTTTTGAGCTCCGTCCCACTCGGGCAAAATCTCAAGACGCCTTCGACGAGACGAGCAGGACGCCAGGTCTTTGCTACGCATCTCCCGCCGTCCAACGGAGCGGCCGTCCAGCCAAGCGAGCCCGGGTGGAAGATATCCTGAGCGGTTCGCCTGTTGGCGAGATGAAACGACACCCGGTCCAGGGAGAGGAGGGAAGCCGGGAGCCGGCCCTCTTGACAATTCTTCCGGAAGAGCCACGGCCAACGTGGAACGGCTCCCCACGTGCAAACTTAAGGGATGGCGCCTCTTGCGAAACCACAAGTGGCACAAAGTCAGGCAACTTTTCACTCCAGCCGGGAAAAGCAATGGCCGACGTTTTCAAGTACGAACTCTCCAGAGCCGTGAGTCACAGCGTCGACTCGCTTTTCAAAAGCATGCCGCTGATACGGGCGGCCGACGGGTCTTCGAGGGGTCCGCGCCAGGTGCTCGACGTTCAAACCGAGGCGCTGTCTCTGGTGGTACGAGGACCTCGAGAGGAAGCGTCAAAGTCGCTCAAAGTCCCATCCGAGGCGGAGTCCGGATCGACTGAGGTGCCGAGTGTTTGCTTCCCGCGCGTCAAGATGGAGTCAAGCGGCCTTCTCAAGAATCATCGTTACAGCCTCAAC GAGGGTTTGACCACGCAGCATCTGAAAAAAGCCAAGCTGATGTTCTTCTACACGCGCTATCCCAGCTCGCCGGTGCTGAAGATGTGTTTCCACGACGTGCAG TTCACACGCTGCATCGGCTCCCAGCTCATCAAGTGGTTCAGTAACTTCCGTGAGTTCTACTACATCCAGATGGAGAAGTTTGCGCGGCGCGCCGTGGCGGAGGGGCCGGCCGACGCGGTGGCGCTGTCTGTGGACAGAGAGTCGCAACTTTTCAGAGCCCTCAACGTGCACTACAACAAAGGCGGCGACTTCCAG GTCCCCAACGGTTTCCTTGAAGTGGCCGAGATTACACTGCGGCAATTCTACACTGCCATTTCCACGGGAAAGGACCGAGAACCGTCCTGGAAGAAGGCCATCTACAAGGTCAtctgtaagctggacgccgacGTCCCGGCCCGGTTCAAGACTTAG
- the jdp2b gene encoding jun dimerization protein 2 isoform X1: protein MSRRGGRHLTKDSAGIQTHKPFALLPTAAAAAAGRDMMPGQIPDPSLAAGSLPCLGPLAGISATTLTDQLKLADFHQLGAMFSPLHFLGRLGKRPLSIKTEMDEDEERRKRRREKNKVAAARCRNKKKERTDFLQRESERLEMVNSDLKAQIEELRLERQQLMVMLNLHRPTCIVRTDSVKTPESEADPLLEQLSTDAK, encoded by the exons ATGTCACGCCGGGGCGGCCGCCATCTGACCAAGGACTCTGCTGGGATACAAACTCACAAGCCTTTCGCTCTCCTCCcaacagcagcggcggcggcggccgggcGGGACATGATGCCGGGACAGATCCCGGACCCTTCGCTGGCGGCGGGCTCCCTGCCCTGCCTGGGCCCGCTGGCGGGCATCTCGGCCACCACGCTCACCGACCAGCTGAAACTGGCCGACTTCCACCAGCTGGGCGCCATGTTCTCGCCGCTGCACTTCCTCGGCAGGCTGGGAAAGAGGCCGTTGAGCATCAAGACAGAG ATGGATGAAGACGAAGAGAGGAGGAAACGACGGCGAGAGAAAAACAAAGTAGCGGCGGCGCGATGCCGGAACAAGAAGAAGGAACGAACGGACTTCCTTCAAAGG GAATCGGAACGTCTGGAAATGGTCAACTCGGATCTGAAGGCTCAGATCGAGGAGCTCCGCCTCGAGCGGCAGCAGCTGATGGTGATGCTCAACCTGCACCGGCCCACCTGCATCGTGCGCACCGACAGCGTCAAAACCCCCGAAAGCGAGGCCGACCCCCTGCTGGAGCAGCTGTCCACCGACGCCAAGTGA
- the jdp2b gene encoding jun dimerization protein 2 isoform X2 has translation MMPGQIPDPSLAAGSLPCLGPLAGISATTLTDQLKLADFHQLGAMFSPLHFLGRLGKRPLSIKTEMDEDEERRKRRREKNKVAAARCRNKKKERTDFLQRESERLEMVNSDLKAQIEELRLERQQLMVMLNLHRPTCIVRTDSVKTPESEADPLLEQLSTDAK, from the exons ATGATGCCGGGACAGATCCCGGACCCTTCGCTGGCGGCGGGCTCCCTGCCCTGCCTGGGCCCGCTGGCGGGCATCTCGGCCACCACGCTCACCGACCAGCTGAAACTGGCCGACTTCCACCAGCTGGGCGCCATGTTCTCGCCGCTGCACTTCCTCGGCAGGCTGGGAAAGAGGCCGTTGAGCATCAAGACAGAG ATGGATGAAGACGAAGAGAGGAGGAAACGACGGCGAGAGAAAAACAAAGTAGCGGCGGCGCGATGCCGGAACAAGAAGAAGGAACGAACGGACTTCCTTCAAAGG GAATCGGAACGTCTGGAAATGGTCAACTCGGATCTGAAGGCTCAGATCGAGGAGCTCCGCCTCGAGCGGCAGCAGCTGATGGTGATGCTCAACCTGCACCGGCCCACCTGCATCGTGCGCACCGACAGCGTCAAAACCCCCGAAAGCGAGGCCGACCCCCTGCTGGAGCAGCTGTCCACCGACGCCAAGTGA